The proteins below come from a single Drosophila kikkawai strain 14028-0561.14 chromosome 3R, DkikHiC1v2, whole genome shotgun sequence genomic window:
- the LOC108075479 gene encoding salivary glue protein Sgs-5, producing MFSLKLLLVAAVLVGVARATFIIQPVPQKPVETSTNCKIYLRNLSWALEDCVCRCFQNECLMAERSAEREKAGQTPLVPVSEEVCKKFKQKKCLPGWPVVAYFPIPSPCGCNGKPGSLEIKKFKSLCLLNKYSMECSKRKKVYIILNRKYKLIITFIL from the exons ATGTTCAGTCTAAAGCTCCTTCTTGTGGCAGCAGTCCTTGTGGGCGTGGCTCGAGCCACATTTATCATACAGCCAGTGCCTCAGAAACCGGTGGAGACGTCCACCAATTGTAAGATCTACCTGCGGAATCTTAGCTGGGCTCTCGAGGATTGCGTCTGCCGATGCTTTCAGAACGAATGTTTAATGGCAGAGAGGAGCGCTGAACGGGAGAAGGCTGGCCAGACTC CTCTTGTTCCCGTTTCTGAGGAGGTTTGCAAGAAGTTCAAACAGAAAAAGTGCCTCCCCGGATGGCCTGTGGTGGCCTACTTCCCTATTCCCTCACCCTGCGGCTGCAATGGCAAGCCAGGAAGCCTCGAGATCAAGAAATTTAAGAGTTTGTGTCTACTAAACAAATACTCAATGGAGTGTTCGAAACGTAAGAAAGTTTACATAATACTtaacagaaaatataaactaattatTACCTTTATATTATAG
- the LOC108075371 gene encoding uncharacterized protein produces MISFKLLILVLGVVRISSANKLIAPKPEPEPECENEEETENPEEPEDEEVPEDEEEPECEKDPDDEEKPEDDEEPEDEKKPEEVEEPEEEPEEMPEEVEEPEEEPEEMPEEVEEPKEEPENEEDPDDEEEPEDEEDPDDEEKPEEVKEPEEEPDEMPEEVEEPKGEPEDEEDPDDEEEPEDDEEPEDEEKPEEVEEPEEKPEEVEEPEEEPEEKPEVVEEPEEKPEEVEEPEEEPVLQTITPTKCEDDSNPYYRNYQWALQDCLCRPFQNEYFMKNDNTERIKDGNTPFVPVTEELCKNFIPLECSAGFPVEALFPIPAACGCNRKPGSISTERFNSLCHLLKFSAENRKPFLSYSYCWPFSK; encoded by the exons atgatCAGCTTTAAGTTGCTAATTTTGGTTTTGGGTGTTGTTAGAATTTCTTCTGCCAATAAATTGATAGCACCCAAACCCGAACCAGAACCAGAATGTGAAAATGAGGAGGAAACTGAAAATCCAGAGGAACCTGAGGATGAAGAGGTCCCCGAAGATGAAGAGGAACCTGAATGTGAAAAAGACCCTGATGATGAAGAGAAGCCTGAAGATGATGAGGAGCCTGAAGATGAAAAGAAGCCTGAAGAAGTAGAGGAACCTGAAGAGGAACCTGAAGAGATGCCTGAAGAAGTAGAGGAACCTGAAGAGGAACCTGAAGAGATGCCTGAAGAAGTAGAGGAACCTAAAGAGGAACCTGAAAATGAAGAAGATCCTGATGATGAAGAGGAGCCTGAAGATGAAGAAGACCCTGATGATGAAGAGAAGCCTGAAGAAGTAAAGGAACCTGAAGAGGAACCTGATGAGATGCCTGAAGAAGTAGAGGAACCTAAAGGGGAACCTGAGGATGAAGAAGATCCTGATGATGAAGAGGAGCCTGAAGATGATGAGGAGCCTGAAGATGAAGAGAAGCCTGAAGAAGTAGAGGAACCTGAAGAGAAGCCTGAAGAAGTAGAAGAACCTGAAGAGGAACCTGAAGAAAAGCCTGAAGTAGTAGAGGAACCTGAAGAGAAGCCTGAAGAAGTAGAGGAACCTGAAGAGGAACCTGTACTACAGACCATAACTCCAACTAAATGCGAAGACGATTCCAATCCATATTATAGAAACTACCAGTGGGCACTCCAGGATTGTCTCTGCCGACCATTCCAAAACGAATACTTCATGAAAAACGACAACACTGAGAGAATAAAGGATGGTAACACCC cTTTTGTACCCGTTACCGAAGAGCTTTGCAAGAACTTCATTCCCCTCGAGTGTTCTGCGGGATTCCCCGTCGAAGCTCTATTCCCCATACCAGCTGCCTGTGGCTGCAATCGAAAGCCAGGATCTATCTCCACCGAGCGATTCAACAGCCTGTGTCACCTGCTCAAATTCTCAGCTGAAAACAGAAAGc cctTCTTGAGTTATTCGTATTGCTGGCCCTTTTCAAAGTGA